The following proteins are co-located in the Pseudomonas antarctica genome:
- a CDS encoding hybrid sensor histidine kinase/response regulator codes for MLSTVQAKLLIVDDLPENLLALEALIKREDRQVFKALSADEALSLLLEHEFAMAILDVQMPGMNGFELAELMRGTEKTKNIPIVFVSAAGRELNYAFKGYESGAVDFLHKPLDIHAVKSKVNVFVDLYRQSKAMKLQVEALERSRREQELLLTRLQATQSELEQAVRMRDDFMSIVAHEVRTPLNGLILETQLRKMHLARDNAAAFTLDKMHAMVDRDERQIQSLIRLIEDMLDVSRIRTGKLSIRPARFDLTQLVRNLVQNFAPQVAAAGSTMDLEAEEGVVGNWDEFRIEQVVTNLLTNALRYGAKSPVAVRVYTSHGEARVEVRDHGIGISEDNQKRIFQQFERVSASHVAAGLGLGLFISEQIVTAHGGAIEVESRIGEGALFRVCLPLEASV; via the coding sequence ATGTTAAGTACTGTCCAGGCCAAACTGCTGATCGTCGATGATCTGCCGGAAAACCTGCTGGCCCTCGAGGCGCTGATCAAGCGCGAGGATCGCCAGGTCTTCAAGGCATTGAGCGCCGACGAGGCCTTGTCACTGTTGCTGGAGCACGAGTTCGCCATGGCGATTCTCGATGTGCAGATGCCCGGCATGAACGGTTTCGAGCTGGCCGAACTGATGCGCGGCACTGAAAAAACCAAGAATATCCCGATTGTGTTCGTCAGCGCTGCCGGCCGTGAACTCAACTATGCCTTCAAAGGCTATGAAAGCGGTGCCGTGGACTTCTTGCACAAACCGCTGGATATCCATGCGGTCAAGAGCAAGGTCAATGTGTTCGTAGACCTGTATCGCCAGAGCAAGGCCATGAAACTGCAGGTGGAAGCCCTGGAGCGCAGCCGCCGTGAGCAGGAACTGTTGCTGACGCGCCTGCAGGCCACCCAGTCCGAGCTGGAGCAGGCGGTGCGCATGCGTGACGACTTCATGTCAATCGTCGCCCACGAAGTGCGTACGCCGCTTAACGGGCTGATCCTGGAGACCCAGCTGCGCAAGATGCACCTGGCGCGTGATAACGCCGCTGCGTTTACGCTGGACAAGATGCACGCGATGGTCGACCGCGATGAGCGCCAGATCCAGAGCCTGATTCGCCTGATCGAAGACATGCTCGACGTGTCGCGCATCCGCACCGGCAAGCTGTCGATTCGCCCGGCGCGTTTCGACCTGACCCAACTGGTGCGTAACCTGGTGCAGAACTTCGCGCCGCAGGTGGCCGCGGCGGGCTCGACCATGGACCTGGAGGCCGAAGAGGGCGTCGTGGGTAATTGGGATGAGTTTCGCATCGAACAGGTGGTGACCAACCTGCTCACCAATGCGTTGCGCTACGGGGCCAAGAGCCCTGTGGCTGTGCGGGTATATACCTCACACGGCGAGGCGCGCGTTGAAGTGCGTGACCATGGCATTGGTATCAGCGAAGACAACCAGAAGCGTATTTTCCAGCAATTCGAGCGTGTCTCGGCCAGCCATGTAGCGGCAGGCCTGGGCTTGGGGTTGTTTATCTCCGAGCAGATCGTGACCGCCCACGGCGGCGCCATCGAGGTCGAAAGCCGCATAGGCGAGGGCGCCTTGTTTCGGGTGTGCCTGCCTCTTGAGGCGTCGGTATGA
- a CDS encoding chemotaxis protein CheB, which produces MSDAATSPISGIEAIVVGASAGGVEALLSIFGTLPGTFSVPIIAVLHLPDERRSQLAEVFARRLRIPVQEARDKEVIVAGTLYFAGPGYHLSVENDRSLSLSQEDRVHHSRPAIDYLFASAADAYGTGLMAVLLTGANHDGARGLAHVKQSGGTTVVQEPTEARIAVMPLAALALHTPDHILTLSQIGSLLASLEPSPC; this is translated from the coding sequence ATGAGCGACGCCGCAACCAGCCCGATCAGCGGGATTGAAGCCATCGTCGTCGGCGCTTCCGCCGGCGGTGTCGAGGCGTTGCTGAGTATTTTTGGCACGTTGCCCGGTACCTTCAGTGTGCCGATCATTGCCGTATTGCACCTGCCGGATGAGCGCCGTAGCCAGTTGGCCGAAGTCTTTGCACGGCGCCTGCGCATCCCGGTGCAAGAAGCACGAGACAAGGAAGTGATAGTGGCGGGCACCTTGTATTTTGCCGGGCCCGGCTATCACCTGTCGGTGGAAAACGATCGCAGCCTGTCCCTGAGCCAGGAAGACCGCGTACACCATTCCCGACCCGCGATCGATTATTTGTTTGCGTCCGCTGCCGATGCCTATGGCACCGGTTTGATGGCGGTTCTGCTGACGGGCGCCAACCATGATGGCGCGCGCGGCCTTGCCCACGTCAAACAATCGGGTGGCACCACCGTCGTACAAGAACCCACAGAAGCACGCATCGCCGTGATGCCCCTGGCGGCCCTGGCCTTGCATACACCTGATCATATTCTAACGTTGAGCCAGATTGGCTCACTGCTGGCTTCCCTGGAACCTTCCCCATGTTAA
- a CDS encoding CheR family methyltransferase: MERSFLDKSSDIELRLLIEAIYLKYSYDFRDYSGASVKRRVAHALHQFGCATISALQERVLHDPAAFMQLLQFLTIPVSEMFRDPSHFLAIRQEVVPLLKTYPSIKIWIAGCSTGEEVYSMAILLREEGLLERTIIYATDINPASLEKAKQGIFSLENVRAYTANYQQAGGQRSFADYYTAAYDYAIFDKTLRENVTFADHSLATDSVFSETQLISCRNVLIYFNKKLQDRAFGLFHESLCHRGFLVLGSKETLDFSAYSKQFEPLVKQERIYRKS, encoded by the coding sequence GTGGAGCGAAGTTTTTTGGATAAAAGCAGCGATATTGAGCTGCGCCTGCTGATCGAGGCGATTTACCTCAAGTACAGCTATGACTTTCGCGACTACTCGGGTGCGTCAGTCAAAAGACGTGTGGCCCACGCCTTACACCAGTTTGGCTGCGCCACTATTTCCGCGCTGCAGGAGCGCGTGCTGCACGACCCCGCCGCGTTCATGCAGTTGCTGCAATTTCTGACGATTCCGGTGAGCGAGATGTTTCGCGACCCGTCGCACTTCCTGGCGATCCGCCAGGAGGTGGTGCCGTTGCTCAAGACCTACCCGTCGATCAAGATCTGGATCGCCGGTTGCAGCACGGGGGAGGAGGTGTACTCCATGGCCATCCTGCTGCGCGAAGAAGGCTTGCTGGAGCGCACGATCATCTATGCAACGGATATCAATCCGGCATCGCTGGAAAAAGCCAAGCAAGGCATCTTCTCCCTGGAGAATGTGCGGGCCTACACCGCCAACTATCAGCAGGCCGGCGGGCAGCGTTCATTTGCCGATTACTACACGGCGGCCTACGATTATGCGATCTTCGACAAGACACTGCGCGAGAACGTCACCTTTGCCGATCACAGCTTGGCAACCGACAGTGTATTCTCAGAAACTCAATTAATTTCATGCCGCAACGTGCTGATTTATTTCAATAAAAAATTACAGGATCGAGCGTTCGGGTTGTTTCATGAGTCGCTGTGCCATCGCGGTTTTCTGGTGCTGGGCAGCAAGGAAACCCTGGATTTTTCCGCTTACAGCAAGCAGTTCGAACCCTTGGTCAAGCAGGAACGGATCTACCGAAAATCATGA
- a CDS encoding response regulator — MTPASSVDEKSFRKLLSRNVALPLGVGVLSAAFFVVLITYLLSVIQWVEHTDRVINNLNESSKLTVDLETGLRGFLITGDEHFLDPYEVAKPRIIGDLRNLQELVADNPQQVDRLKRLESMQAEWNKYAQSMIDLQRQSGDYRGAVKSGRGKSLTDAIRQEYADAVDMEQQFRVTRNADVTRTTVVSVSLYLAFVLGLSGFLAYSGRKNLVSLSDSYSANLASQQKIARRLEQQAWLRNGQTELAEQVLGQLSVNLLGRNILHFFAQYMGSVVAALYVREEHGGLRRVATYGFSREQEQQEQSIYSDEGIVGQAAQLDRLIRLDDVPVDYFKVSSGLGEGSTRSVLVMPTSDDDRVNGVIELGFLRPLEERDVELLELIAGNIGTSIEAARYRQRLQEVLAETQQLNEELQVQQEELKTANEELEEQSRILKESQAHLETQQAELEQTNEQLAAQTQTLAEQRDAMDRKNVELNRAQIELEDRADELQRSSKYKSEFLANMSHELRTPLNSSLILAKLLAENPQENLSAEQVKFAESIYSAGNDLLNLINDILDISKVEAGKLEVRPENSSVARLVDGLRVMFEPLTADRKLGFQVEVQADSPTMLFTDRQRLEQILKNLLSNAVKFTEQGEVSLSVSRAGEGGIAFTVRDSGIGISPDQQESIFEAFRQADGTTNRRYGGTGLGLSISRDLATLLGGYISVTSEPGKGSVFTLVLPEQYVEHAQNDAPIEPPRQVVAAPAPKPVVVSVLPIADAQQIPRFADDRDKAPFTTRCILVVEDEPNFARILFDLAHELGYNCLVAHGADEGYSLAEEFIPDAILLDMRLPDHSGLTVLQRLKEHANTRHIPVHVISVEDRVEAAMHMGAIGYAVKPTTREELKDVFARLEAKLTQKVKRVLLVEDDDLQRDSIARLIGDDDIEITDVGYAQAALDLLRTNIYDCMIIDLKLPDMLGNELLKRMATEDICSFPPVIVYTGRNLTRDEEAELRKYSRSIIIKGARSPERLLDEVTLFLHKVESQLSHDRQKMLKTARSRDKVFEGRKILLVDDDVRNIFALTSALEHKGAVVVIGRNGREAIDKLNEVDDVDLVLMDVMMPEMDGYEATTLIRQDPRWKKLPIIAVTAKAMKDDQERCLAAGSNDYLAKPIDLDRLFSLIRVWLPKMERI, encoded by the coding sequence ATGACTCCCGCTTCGTCTGTCGATGAAAAGAGCTTCCGTAAACTCCTGAGCCGAAACGTGGCCTTGCCTCTGGGCGTGGGCGTGCTCAGCGCGGCTTTTTTTGTCGTTTTGATCACCTATCTGTTGTCGGTGATCCAGTGGGTGGAGCACACCGATCGGGTCATCAATAACCTCAATGAGTCGTCCAAATTGACGGTTGACCTGGAAACCGGCTTGCGGGGTTTCCTGATTACCGGCGATGAGCATTTCCTCGACCCGTATGAAGTGGCAAAGCCGCGCATCATTGGCGATTTACGTAATCTGCAGGAGCTGGTTGCGGATAACCCGCAACAAGTGGATCGCCTTAAACGCCTGGAGTCGATGCAGGCCGAGTGGAACAAGTACGCCCAATCGATGATCGACCTGCAGCGCCAGAGCGGGGATTACCGCGGGGCGGTCAAGTCCGGCCGGGGCAAGAGCCTGACCGACGCCATTCGCCAGGAATATGCAGATGCGGTGGATATGGAGCAGCAGTTCCGTGTCACCCGCAACGCAGATGTCACCCGCACAACAGTGGTCAGCGTGAGCCTGTACCTGGCCTTTGTGCTCGGCCTAAGCGGTTTTTTGGCGTACAGCGGCAGGAAGAATTTAGTATCCTTATCAGATAGTTACAGCGCAAACCTCGCGTCACAACAGAAGATCGCCCGGCGCCTGGAACAGCAGGCTTGGTTACGCAACGGTCAAACCGAGCTGGCCGAACAAGTGCTGGGGCAACTCAGCGTGAATTTGCTGGGGCGCAACATCCTGCATTTCTTCGCCCAGTACATGGGCTCGGTCGTGGCTGCGCTGTATGTGCGTGAAGAGCACGGCGGCCTCAGACGTGTTGCCACGTATGGCTTCTCCCGTGAACAGGAGCAGCAGGAACAGTCGATCTACAGTGACGAGGGCATCGTTGGGCAGGCCGCCCAGCTCGATCGCCTGATTCGCCTGGACGATGTGCCGGTGGATTACTTCAAGGTCAGTTCGGGCCTGGGCGAAGGCTCAACCCGCAGTGTGCTGGTGATGCCGACCAGCGACGACGACCGTGTCAACGGCGTCATCGAACTGGGCTTCCTGCGCCCGCTGGAAGAGCGTGATGTCGAATTGCTGGAATTGATTGCCGGCAATATTGGCACGTCCATCGAAGCTGCCCGTTATCGCCAGCGCCTGCAAGAAGTGCTGGCCGAGACCCAGCAACTCAACGAAGAGCTGCAAGTGCAGCAGGAAGAGCTCAAGACCGCCAACGAAGAGCTGGAAGAGCAGTCGCGCATTCTCAAGGAATCCCAGGCTCACCTGGAAACCCAGCAGGCCGAGCTTGAGCAGACCAACGAGCAGTTGGCCGCGCAGACGCAAACCCTGGCCGAGCAGCGCGATGCCATGGACCGCAAAAACGTCGAGCTGAACCGCGCCCAGATCGAACTGGAAGACCGCGCAGATGAATTGCAGCGCTCCAGCAAGTACAAGTCCGAGTTCCTCGCCAACATGTCCCATGAGTTGCGCACACCGCTGAACAGCTCGCTGATTCTGGCCAAGCTGCTGGCGGAGAACCCTCAGGAAAACCTCAGCGCAGAACAAGTCAAGTTCGCCGAATCCATCTATTCGGCCGGTAATGACTTGCTTAACCTGATCAACGACATCCTCGACATTTCCAAGGTAGAAGCCGGCAAACTGGAGGTGCGCCCGGAAAACTCCAGCGTCGCGCGGCTGGTCGATGGCTTGCGTGTCATGTTCGAACCGCTGACCGCCGACCGCAAGCTGGGCTTCCAGGTTGAGGTACAGGCAGACTCACCGACGATGCTGTTTACCGACCGCCAGCGTCTGGAGCAGATCCTCAAGAACCTGCTGTCCAACGCCGTCAAGTTCACTGAGCAAGGTGAGGTCAGCCTCTCGGTGTCTCGTGCCGGGGAGGGCGGCATTGCCTTTACCGTGCGGGACTCAGGGATCGGCATTTCGCCGGACCAGCAGGAAAGCATCTTCGAGGCGTTCCGTCAGGCGGATGGCACGACCAACCGCCGTTACGGCGGGACCGGCCTGGGCTTGTCGATCTCGCGTGACCTGGCGACGTTGCTCGGCGGCTATATCAGCGTGACCAGCGAGCCGGGCAAGGGCAGCGTGTTTACCCTGGTGTTGCCGGAGCAGTACGTGGAACACGCGCAGAACGACGCGCCGATCGAGCCGCCACGCCAAGTCGTCGCGGCGCCTGCACCGAAGCCTGTTGTGGTCTCTGTGTTGCCGATTGCCGACGCACAACAGATCCCGCGTTTTGCCGATGATCGCGACAAGGCACCGTTCACCACCCGTTGTATTCTGGTGGTGGAAGACGAACCCAATTTTGCGCGCATCCTGTTCGATCTCGCCCACGAGCTGGGCTACAACTGCCTGGTCGCCCATGGCGCGGACGAAGGCTACAGCCTGGCCGAGGAGTTCATCCCCGACGCCATCCTGTTGGACATGCGCCTGCCCGACCATTCCGGGCTGACCGTGCTGCAACGCCTCAAGGAACACGCCAATACCCGCCACATTCCGGTGCATGTGATCTCTGTGGAAGATCGCGTCGAGGCCGCGATGCACATGGGCGCCATCGGGTATGCGGTCAAACCGACCACCCGCGAAGAGCTCAAGGATGTGTTTGCGCGCCTGGAAGCCAAATTGACCCAGAAGGTCAAACGCGTACTGCTGGTGGAAGACGATGACCTGCAACGCGACAGCATTGCCCGCTTGATCGGCGACGATGACATTGAAATCACCGATGTAGGCTACGCCCAGGCCGCGCTGGACCTGCTGCGCACGAATATTTACGACTGCATGATCATCGACCTCAAACTGCCGGACATGCTCGGCAATGAGCTGCTCAAGCGCATGGCGACCGAAGACATCTGCTCGTTCCCGCCGGTAATCGTCTACACCGGGCGCAACCTGACCCGTGACGAAGAGGCGGAGCTGCGCAAGTATTCGCGCTCGATCATCATCAAAGGCGCGCGCTCACCTGAACGCTTGCTGGACGAAGTGACACTCTTTCTGCACAAAGTCGAATCCCAGCTGTCCCATGACCGCCAGAAGATGCTCAAGACCGCCCGCAGCCGCGACAAGGTCTTTGAAGGTCGCAAGATCCTGTTGGTGGACGACGATGTGCGTAACATCTTCGCCCTGACCAGTGCCCTGGAGCACAAGGGCGCCGTGGTGGTGATCGGGCGTAACGGCCGTGAGGCGATCGACAAACTCAATGAAGTTGACGACGTGGACCTGGTGTTGATGGACGTGATGATGCCGGAAATGGACGGTTACGAGGCTACCACCTTGATCCGCCAGGACCCGCGCTGGAAAAAGCTGCCAATCATTGCAGTGACGGCCAAGGCCATGAAAGACGATCAGGAACGTTGTCTCGCGGCGGGCTCGAACGACTACCTGGCCAAGCCGATCGACCTGGACCGTTTGTTCTCGCTGATTCGCGTATGGCTACCGAAGATGGAACGCATTTAA
- a CDS encoding response regulator: MSAAPSTLLVVEDDAIVRMLIVDVLEELEFTVVEAADGEAALVIVENTDQVIDLMMTDVGLPDMNGKDLAQKVRELRPALPILFASGYADSIDVPPGMQVIGKPFSIDQLRDKVKSMLADRLN; this comes from the coding sequence ATGTCCGCTGCCCCCTCCACCCTCCTTGTAGTCGAAGACGACGCCATCGTGCGCATGCTGATCGTCGATGTACTCGAAGAATTGGAGTTCACGGTAGTAGAAGCGGCGGACGGGGAAGCAGCCCTGGTGATCGTGGAAAACACCGATCAGGTGATCGACCTGATGATGACCGATGTCGGCCTGCCTGATATGAATGGAAAAGACTTGGCGCAGAAGGTGCGTGAGCTGCGCCCTGCTCTGCCAATCCTGTTTGCCAGCGGCTATGCCGACAGTATCGATGTGCCGCCCGGCATGCAGGTGATCGGCAAGCCATTCTCTATCGATCAACTGCGCGACAAGGTCAAATCGATGCTGGCTGATCGTCTGAACTGA
- a CDS encoding DUF1254 domain-containing protein — MIGKPTRLLLASLSILMSTGAWADFTATPAEARAIAKEAYLYGYPVVAMYKRLYTQAVDKGGAKFKAPFNHIANTAQVFTPKDTAFATPNADTPYSFVWMDLRKEPLVLTLPKIEDNRYYSVQLIDLYTQNMAYLGTRSTGNNGGHYMIAGPDWKGQQPVDIDRVVYSESNIAYALYRTQLLDDKDLNKVKQIQNGYKVQSLSSYVKQPAPAPVPKIEWPKPTATMTEGPQLFRYLNFMLAFAAPQDSEKDLLARFAKIGIAPGAPFKVKALTVEQRKALEDGIADGRAEFAAFKKDKIDTHQVSSSDLYGSRDRLKNNYLYRYAGADLGIFGNSPDEAIYLNYAVDSEGKPANGARHSYTVHFDKDQLPPADAFWSLTMYDAKTKLLAPNLKKRYQINSRMLPDLKLDADGGLTLALQHHEPPKAEQNNWLPAPPGPFYAVLRIYLPKPDATQWQLPPLTPLK; from the coding sequence ATGATTGGAAAACCGACGCGCCTGCTGTTGGCGAGCCTCTCGATTCTCATGAGTACCGGCGCCTGGGCCGATTTTACGGCAACCCCTGCCGAAGCCCGGGCCATTGCCAAGGAAGCCTACTTATATGGCTACCCGGTAGTGGCAATGTACAAGAGGCTTTACACCCAGGCCGTTGATAAAGGCGGTGCCAAATTCAAGGCGCCGTTCAACCATATCGCTAATACCGCCCAGGTCTTCACGCCCAAGGACACGGCGTTCGCCACCCCGAACGCAGACACGCCCTACTCGTTCGTGTGGATGGACCTGCGCAAAGAACCTCTGGTACTGACCCTGCCGAAGATCGAAGACAACCGTTACTACTCGGTGCAGTTGATCGACCTTTATACGCAGAACATGGCGTACCTGGGCACCCGCAGCACCGGCAACAATGGCGGCCACTACATGATCGCCGGCCCGGACTGGAAGGGTCAGCAGCCGGTTGACATCGACCGAGTGGTCTATAGCGAAAGCAACATCGCCTACGCCTTGTATCGCACGCAATTGTTGGACGACAAGGACCTGAACAAGGTCAAGCAGATTCAGAACGGCTACAAAGTGCAGTCGCTGAGCAGCTATGTAAAACAGCCTGCACCGGCTCCGGTGCCGAAGATCGAATGGCCCAAGCCTACGGCGACCATGACCGAAGGCCCGCAGCTGTTTCGCTACCTGAACTTCATGCTGGCGTTTGCCGCGCCCCAGGACAGCGAAAAAGACCTGTTGGCACGCTTTGCCAAGATCGGTATCGCCCCTGGCGCGCCGTTCAAGGTCAAGGCATTGACCGTCGAACAGCGCAAGGCGCTGGAAGATGGCATTGCCGATGGCCGGGCTGAGTTTGCGGCATTCAAAAAGGACAAGATCGACACTCATCAAGTGTCCAGCAGTGACCTGTACGGCAGCCGCGATCGCCTGAAAAACAATTACCTGTACCGCTACGCCGGGGCCGATCTGGGGATTTTCGGCAACTCCCCTGACGAAGCCATTTACCTGAACTACGCCGTTGACAGCGAAGGCAAGCCGGCCAACGGCGCACGCCACAGCTACACCGTGCACTTCGACAAGGATCAATTGCCGCCGGCCGATGCGTTCTGGTCGCTGACCATGTACGACGCCAAGACCAAGCTGCTGGCGCCCAACCTCAAGAAACGCTACCAGATCAATTCGCGGATGCTGCCCGACCTCAAGCTGGACGCCGACGGCGGCCTGACCCTGGCATTACAGCACCACGAGCCGCCCAAAGCCGAACAGAACAACTGGTTGCCGGCCCCGCCCGGTCCGTTTTATGCCGTACTGCGGATTTACCTGCCCAAGCCTGACGCGACTCAATGGCAGTTACCACCGCTGACACCGCTCAAGTAA
- a CDS encoding DUF3313 domain-containing protein has protein sequence MKLRLMVSALCVATIAVSGCASKTPQPDEYSGFLSDYSQLKEAKSPSGAEVMRWVDPNLDLKRYTAVYIEPTQFYPKPQATAKIPASTLNGINSYYTAALKRELSKSMQVANAPGPGVIVLRAAITAVSSKTESLKPYEYIPVALVVAAVSTGAGIRDQETTLGTEAQFLDGATGKVLAQVVRKGTGKPLSNDAQVMKADDVKGVIDGWASDVYQSYVKLKNR, from the coding sequence ATGAAACTAAGGCTAATGGTCAGTGCGCTGTGCGTCGCTACTATCGCAGTGTCCGGGTGTGCCTCAAAGACGCCCCAGCCGGACGAGTATTCCGGTTTTCTCTCGGACTACAGCCAACTTAAAGAGGCCAAGTCGCCATCGGGCGCCGAGGTGATGCGCTGGGTCGATCCCAACCTGGACCTCAAGCGCTACACCGCGGTGTACATCGAACCCACCCAGTTCTATCCCAAACCCCAGGCCACCGCCAAAATTCCGGCCAGCACCCTGAACGGTATCAACAGTTACTACACCGCAGCGCTCAAGCGCGAGCTGAGCAAGTCAATGCAGGTGGCCAATGCCCCCGGCCCGGGCGTGATCGTGCTGCGCGCAGCCATTACCGCCGTGAGCAGCAAGACCGAAAGCCTCAAGCCTTACGAGTACATTCCCGTGGCCTTGGTGGTGGCGGCGGTGAGTACCGGAGCCGGTATTCGTGATCAGGAGACGACACTGGGCACTGAGGCGCAGTTTCTGGATGGCGCGACTGGCAAGGTGCTCGCACAGGTGGTTCGCAAAGGCACCGGCAAGCCCTTGTCCAACGACGCTCAAGTGATGAAGGCGGATGACGTTAAAGGCGTCATCGATGGCTGGGCGTCGGACGTGTATCAGTCTTATGTGAAGCTGAAAAACCGCTGA
- a CDS encoding aspartate/glutamate racemase family protein — MRTIGLIGGMSWESSAEYYRIINQRVRDQLGPLRSAQLLMYSVDFGPMEQAQHAGRWDDTALILEDAARRLQAGGAECVVLCTNTMHLVAPRIEAAVSIPFLHIADAAGAAAVERGTLTVGLLGTAFTMEQDFLKARLAAQGLTVLVPDADERQAVHRIIYEELCVGVINQASRQVYQRVIATLAARGAQAIILGCTEIGLLIKPEHSDLPLLDTTELHAQAAVAFALED; from the coding sequence ATGCGTACCATTGGCCTAATCGGCGGCATGAGCTGGGAGTCCAGCGCCGAGTATTACCGCATCATCAACCAACGCGTGCGCGACCAACTTGGCCCACTGCGCTCTGCGCAATTGTTGATGTACAGCGTGGATTTCGGCCCGATGGAACAGGCTCAGCATGCCGGCCGCTGGGATGACACCGCGCTGATTCTGGAAGATGCCGCGCGCCGCCTGCAAGCCGGCGGTGCCGAGTGTGTGGTGCTGTGTACCAACACCATGCATTTGGTGGCGCCGCGCATTGAAGCGGCGGTGTCGATTCCGTTTCTGCATATTGCCGATGCCGCCGGGGCAGCGGCCGTTGAGCGCGGCACGCTGACGGTCGGCCTGCTGGGCACCGCGTTCACCATGGAACAGGATTTTCTCAAAGCGCGCCTGGCCGCCCAGGGCTTGACCGTGCTGGTGCCCGACGCGGACGAACGCCAGGCCGTGCACCGGATCATCTATGAGGAGTTGTGTGTCGGGGTGATCAACCAGGCTTCGCGCCAGGTCTATCAGCGCGTAATCGCCACCCTGGCCGCACGGGGTGCCCAGGCCATCATCCTCGGGTGCACGGAAATCGGCCTGCTGATCAAGCCTGAACACAGCGACCTGCCGCTGCTGGACACCACCGAGCTGCATGCGCAGGCCGCGGTGGCGTTTGCGCTGGAGGATTAA
- a CDS encoding GNAT family N-acetyltransferase gives MHTPEPHIVIQRFTEAHLEGVAALYNEPAVCRQVLQMPFQSIEAWRKRLVMDNERRLQLVAMHGGEVIGQLGMEQYLRVRQSHVGSFGMGVATAWQGKGVGSRLLTAALDVADNWMNLHRVELTVYADNEAAHNLYRKFGFEVEGRLRDYALRDGVFVDTLSMARLRKSA, from the coding sequence ATGCACACGCCTGAACCCCACATCGTGATCCAGCGCTTTACCGAAGCCCACCTTGAAGGTGTGGCTGCGCTCTATAACGAACCGGCTGTGTGTCGTCAGGTGCTGCAAATGCCTTTTCAGTCGATCGAGGCCTGGCGCAAGCGGTTGGTGATGGATAACGAGCGCCGGCTACAGCTGGTGGCGATGCATGGCGGCGAGGTGATTGGTCAGCTCGGCATGGAACAGTACCTGCGCGTACGCCAGAGCCACGTCGGTTCGTTCGGCATGGGCGTGGCGACGGCCTGGCAGGGCAAGGGTGTGGGTTCCAGGTTGTTGACGGCCGCGCTGGATGTGGCCGACAACTGGATGAACCTGCACCGCGTGGAACTCACGGTGTACGCCGACAACGAGGCGGCGCATAACCTGTACCGCAAGTTCGGCTTCGAAGTTGAAGGTCGGTTGCGCGATTACGCCCTGCGTGACGGTGTCTTTGTCGACACCCTTAGCATGGCGCGCCTGCGCAAATCGGCTTAA
- a CDS encoding helix-turn-helix transcriptional regulator — protein MNRLDPSGLLQAFSTLTLDLQRLAQHQDIEHFQQHALTHISQLLAFDSAWWGRAALIGGLPEEHSSYLYQLPPGYLDDWQSIRHMDVTIKQVHAAPGQAVIIDMRDCASGAGLNWLGERHGIGELLCVIHVDPLTCLSDHLTLYRKPAAAKFNEQDCLLLNNLMLHLVAAVSANQIRTLVAMRETLTSPRNLALAVCGPRGVLQCAERGFTDLLLSEWPQWSGPTLPVALDERGYEGKQIHIEVSAVGDQFLLAARINRALPQLSPRENDVAQGFGEGKTYKEVARDLGLSPNTVRHHIRGIYTKLGVKDKARIAHLVHAPPD, from the coding sequence ATGAATCGTCTTGATCCCTCGGGCCTGTTACAGGCCTTCAGCACCCTGACCCTGGATTTGCAGCGACTTGCCCAGCACCAGGACATCGAACATTTTCAGCAGCATGCACTGACGCATATCAGCCAGTTACTGGCGTTTGACAGCGCCTGGTGGGGGCGCGCGGCGCTGATAGGAGGCTTGCCGGAAGAGCACAGCAGCTATCTGTACCAGTTGCCGCCGGGTTATTTGGACGACTGGCAATCGATCCGCCATATGGATGTGACGATCAAGCAGGTACATGCGGCGCCAGGCCAGGCCGTCATCATCGACATGCGCGACTGCGCCAGCGGCGCCGGCTTGAATTGGCTCGGCGAACGGCACGGGATCGGCGAGTTGTTGTGCGTCATCCATGTCGACCCGCTCACTTGTCTGAGCGATCACCTGACCTTGTACCGCAAGCCTGCGGCTGCGAAATTCAACGAGCAGGACTGCCTGCTGCTCAACAACCTGATGCTTCACTTGGTGGCGGCGGTTTCGGCGAACCAGATCCGCACCCTGGTGGCCATGCGCGAAACGCTCACAAGCCCACGCAATCTCGCGCTGGCGGTGTGCGGCCCGCGCGGCGTCCTGCAGTGCGCCGAGCGCGGCTTTACCGATTTACTGCTCAGTGAATGGCCGCAATGGAGCGGCCCTACCCTGCCGGTGGCCCTGGATGAGCGCGGCTACGAGGGCAAGCAGATCCACATTGAGGTTTCGGCGGTGGGCGATCAGTTTCTGCTGGCGGCGCGCATCAACCGCGCCCTGCCCCAGCTCAGCCCAAGGGAAAACGACGTCGCCCAAGGCTTTGGCGAGGGCAAGACCTATAAGGAAGTCGCCCGCGACCTTGGCCTGTCGCCCAATACCGTACGCCATCATATTCGCGGTATCTACACCAAGCTCGGCGTCAAGGACAAGGCGCGTATAGCGCACTTGGTGCACGCCCCACCCGACTGA